CAGTTGCAGCTGGTGCTTGCGGATTAATCCAGGCATCACTTGAAGCAAGCGTAAAATACTGTAATGAGAGAAAAACATTTGGAAAAGAAATTGGTAAACATCAATTAGTACAACAAATGATCGCAAAAATGTCATCAAACCTTGAAATCTCACGTCTATTAGTTTATAAGGCTGGTTGGTTAAAAAATAATGGAAAACGTAACACTAGAGAAACGTCTCTAGCAAAATGGATCTCTTGTAATGCCGCAAATGAAGCAGCAAACGATGCAGTTCAAATTCACGGTGCATACGGATTCTCAAACGAATTCCCAGTGGAACGCTATTTAAGAAACTCAAAAGCACCTGTTATTTACGAAGGAACAAGAGAAATTCACACAATTATGCAAGCTGAATATGACCTTGGATATAGAGAAGATAAAGTGTTAAGAAAAATGCTTCCAGCTTGGCCATTTGAAGAAGTTACGGTTGAAGCGGTGAAGTCATAAAATTAAATTCTAGTAAAAAGACTGTCCGTTAAAGACAGTCTTATTCAGAGTGTTGAAATATAAAGTCGTCAATAGGGAAAACGGACTTTAAATGTACATTTAATAATCATAAAATTAGCATTTTTTGAATGTTTAGTTTAATAATTGTTCGATATTAATTGATCTACAAGCTGATTAATATACAACAGTTAGATTACTCTAAGTAAAGGCTATTTGACTTTTATTTATTGCAGACTTTTTTTGATTGAATAAGTTGATTGAAACGGAGGGGTGATCGACTCCTATGGGATTAGCGGGAAGGCTGAGACCCCGCAGGCTTGCCGAGGAGGCTCAGGTCTCGCCCCATGGAAAGCGAGCACTCTGTAGTGGAAATCAACATCACTCTACTCCTTTTACGAAAATTTGATAATTAATTGACCAGGTAGTTTTTCAACAGCATGTAATAAGACTGTCCGTTAAAGACAGTCTTATTTAAGTTATTTAATATTAGTACGTAACGTATTTTGTATCTTTTGTAAAACATCTTCAACGTGATCTAGTTCTAAAATGATTTTATCGTATTTGTGGTTAGTTAACGTTAATACTAAATTTCCCTTATTAGTACTAGTAGCAAGAAAATAGTTCACACCGTCTTTTTTGAAATGGCCATATTTAGATGCTCCTAAGTGTGTACCGTATATTTTCCAAAGAAATTCATGTATATCCTCAATCGAAACATCACTGATATCGCTATAGGGAACTACTATGGTATGTTTTAATCCTAATATTGTTTCAAGACTAGAAAGTGTAATGATTAATTTATCTTCTTCAAATAAAATTGTTTTCATAAAAATCCCTCCTTACTTCTTATACGACCAGGGACTGCATATCGTTCATTTATTTTAATTTTATTAGTAATACAAAGGTATATTTTTACTGAAAACCACTTAATTTAAAACTAAACAAACGTTTAATTAAATAAATAATGCAACGATATTATTTATATTGACTGGAATAAGTAGGATTAGTATTAGTATAAATCGAAAAAAAATGATGAAAGATAAGATAATTTTTTTCATAGTTAATAAATACTGGGGAATGATATCTAGATAAAAGAATTTTTTATTCTCAACGGGGTACATGAAATGGATCAACAAGTACAAACTTATTTTGAAAACCTTGAATCTAAAGACAAGAATTTGCAATTCGAAGCCTTTAACTACATTATTTCCGTTACAAAAGAGAAAGTGGATTGGTCATATGAAGTATGGGATCGATTAAAATCAGATCTAACTCATAAAGGAAATCACAAGCGGTCAAGAGCGGCACAATTTCTCTCAAATTTAGCAATTAGTGATCCAGAAAAAAGAATGCTAAATGATTTTCCCGAAATTTGGCAAGTTACATATGATCCAAAATTTGTTACTGCAAGACATACATTACAATCAATATGGAGAGTAGGATTAGCTGGTCCTGAACAAAGAGCAATTGTCCTTGATCATCTAGAAAATCGTTATTTAAATTGCAAAGAAGAGAAGAACTATACATTGATTCGTTACGATATCATTCAATGTATGAGAAACCTTTATGATGCATTTAAGAATGAAGAGATTAAACAAAAGGCTTTAGAGTTAATTGAAACTGAAGAGGATCCAAAATATCGAAAAAAATATATGACGGTGTGGAAATGAGATAGTGGAAATCAACATCACTCTACTTCTTTTACGAAAATTTGATAATGAATTGACAAGGTAGTTTTTCAACAGCATGTAAAAACGAATTCACATGGAATTCGTTTTTTTTTTGTTATTAGCCAAGTGGAAATTTGCTAAGATTAGTTCATCATCTGTTTAATTAAATCACGATTTCGTTGTTTAAATACCTCATTGTGAGAAGAAACCATTGCAGAACCACTAGCATCTGGTTGAATATATTGCTTCGCTTTATTAACGGCATTAGCGGCATCTTGAAATGCACCAGCAATTAATTGTAACTTTCCTTCATGCATTAAAATATCTCCAGCTGCGTAAATCCCTTCAATTGAAGTTTCACTCGTTGTATTCCCTTTAATATAGAAATCCTGAATCATTTCTACTTTTATTTCACTGTTATTTAATAATGAAGTATCTTGTTCATAACCGTGGTTTATGATTACTTCATCAATTGCCAAATGAGATATTTCACCAGTTTCGTTATTTGTTAGTTCAACTTTTTCTATTTCTTCATGATTTTGACAAGCAATTAATTTCGTAATTGATGTGTTGAAAAGACAATCTACTGAACTATTCATTAATTGAGAGACTTGTGCTTCATGACCTTTTAGAGCATCTTTTCGGTAAGTTAAATAAACTTTCTTAGCTACCGGCTCTAATTCATTAGCCCAATCAATCGCAGAGTTACCACCACCGGAAACGATTACAGTTTTGTCTTTAAAATGTTTAAGTGATTTTACTGTATAGTTTAAATTTGAAACTTCAAATCTTTCTGCACCATCTATTTTAAGCTTCGTTGGGTTTAATATTCCACTACCAACTGCAACAATAATTGTTTTAGAATAATGCTTTTGACCTGAAGAAGTATGTAAAATAAAAATGCCATTATCATCACGATTGATCGTGTCGACTTTTTCATTTAATACAACTGTAGGATCAAAAGTTAAACCTTGCTGAACGATTTGGCCGATGAATTTCTCACCATGAATTGGTGGCTGTCCTCCAACATCCCAAATCATCTTCTCAGGATAACAATGAACTTTCCCACCTAATTCAGATTGAAATTCTATTATTTTTGTTTTCATTTCTCTTAAACCACTATAAAAAGTAGAGTATAGTCCAGCAGGACCTCCTCCGATTACTGTTACATCATAAAGATCGTTCATGTTCATTATGTTCTCACTCCAGAATATTCTGTCATTGATTATCATTCTCAATAAAATATAAACCATTTTTGACAATTATTCAATGATTTCACTAAAAACTAATGTTGACAATATTAGTAAATAGACGGGTTAATTGTATTAATTCCGTTTACTTTATATAAAGCAAATACATTAAACCTTCTGAATTTAAATAAGCCTGTTGCAATCGGGGTAGGGGTCTCCTTAGAAAAAGAAAGAATTGTTTTTATGTTAGCAGCATTTGCTGTTTCAGTAACAGGAGGAATTCCGTTTATCGCATTAAGGGCACCACATATTGCTAAGAGTTTAGTTGGCACTAGAAATCAATTATTTATACCAATCGCAATTCTAATTGGTGGATTATTATTAGTTGCCGACACAATCGGAACAAATTTAATCGATCCAGAAGGAATAACAGCAGGATTTATAGTAGCGCTAATCGGTAGACCTTACTTTGTATATTTAATCCTAAAAAAGGCTTAATTTATAGAAAAAAGACATTGTGAACAATACAAATCGTTCAAACAATGTCTTTTTTATTTTTAAACAGTTAATTCTTCATTGAAGTATTTAATTTGTCCGTCTTTTAAAGATTGAATACGAGCAAGAGATTCAACTCGGTAACCACGATCACGCAGAATCTTTCCACCATCTTGGAATGATTTTTCAATTACGATTCCAAATCCAACTGTTTCTGCCTTCGCTTGTTCCAAGATTGAAAGTAATCCAAGAGCCGCCTGTCCGTTTGCTAAGAAGTCGTCTATTATTAAAACTTTATCGCCTTCGTCTAACCATTTATGAGAAACTGAAATTTCAT
This genomic interval from Gottfriedia acidiceleris contains the following:
- a CDS encoding NAD(P)/FAD-dependent oxidoreductase, whose translation is MNMNDLYDVTVIGGGPAGLYSTFYSGLREMKTKIIEFQSELGGKVHCYPEKMIWDVGGQPPIHGEKFIGQIVQQGLTFDPTVVLNEKVDTINRDDNGIFILHTSSGQKHYSKTIIVAVGSGILNPTKLKIDGAERFEVSNLNYTVKSLKHFKDKTVIVSGGGNSAIDWANELEPVAKKVYLTYRKDALKGHEAQVSQLMNSSVDCLFNTSITKLIACQNHEEIEKVELTNNETGEISHLAIDEVIINHGYEQDTSLLNNSEIKVEMIQDFYIKGNTTSETSIEGIYAAGDILMHEGKLQLIAGAFQDAANAVNKAKQYIQPDASGSAMVSSHNEVFKQRNRDLIKQMMN
- a CDS encoding PH domain-containing protein, yielding MKTILFEEDKLIITLSSLETILGLKHTIVVPYSDISDVSIEDIHEFLWKIYGTHLGASKYGHFKKDGVNYFLATSTNKGNLVLTLTNHKYDKIILELDHVEDVLQKIQNTLRTNIK